In Desulfobulbus oralis, one DNA window encodes the following:
- the bioC gene encoding malonyl-ACP O-methyltransferase BioC — MNADKSLIQRRFTHALSSYEAAARMQAEVAETLLAGVAATLPRLKPGTALEIGCATGILTEKIVARWPGLARLVVCDLVPGFAACIAAKSPNWPLVPAFLSGDIEELPIPGQFDCILSSSTLQWVHDFPALAAKLARHLNPGGILAIALYGPDNFYEIRELTGSGLSYLSLAELQDILARHFQILLAREQRSQLHFASPLDLLRHLRDTGVNALRSPAGWTKGRLARFAEAYQAHFAENGGVRLTAHPLYLVAQKNGQTAP; from the coding sequence ATGAATGCCGACAAAAGCCTCATTCAAAGGCGCTTTACCCATGCCTTGAGCAGCTACGAGGCCGCAGCGCGGATGCAGGCGGAGGTGGCCGAGACCCTGCTGGCCGGCGTGGCCGCAACCCTGCCCCGGCTGAAACCGGGCACCGCCCTGGAAATTGGCTGTGCGACCGGCATCCTGACGGAAAAGATCGTGGCCCGCTGGCCCGGGCTCGCACGGCTCGTCGTCTGCGATCTGGTTCCCGGCTTTGCGGCCTGCATCGCGGCCAAAAGCCCAAACTGGCCCCTCGTGCCTGCCTTTCTGAGCGGAGACATCGAAGAGCTGCCCATCCCCGGCCAGTTTGATTGCATCCTTTCCTCATCCACCCTGCAATGGGTGCATGATTTTCCGGCACTTGCGGCCAAACTGGCCCGCCACCTGAACCCTGGAGGCATTCTGGCCATTGCCCTCTACGGACCGGACAATTTTTACGAGATCCGTGAGCTGACCGGGAGCGGCCTCTCCTACCTGAGTCTGGCCGAGCTGCAGGACATTCTGGCCCGGCACTTCCAGATTCTTCTGGCCCGGGAACAGCGGAGCCAGCTCCACTTTGCCAGCCCCCTGGACCTGCTCCGGCATCTCCGGGACACCGGCGTCAACGCCCTCCGCAGTCCGGCGGGCTGGACCAAAGGCCGGCTCGCCCGTTTTGCCGAGGCCTACCAGGCACATTTTGCCGAAAACGGCGGCGTGCGCCTGACCGCGCATCCTCTCTACCTCGTGGCCCAAAAGAACGGGCAGACAGCGCCATGA
- a CDS encoding response regulator: MQTANPESASLKLLVLGFNETERRLLQAIVKLSQRRTPALHLLEADEGPAADVILVDGQSPEAMQWAAAQAWLAKKAVGWVDCRGEIPANHTALKRPVQWPILPMLLSRIMFKNSGKAPAQTATAQPVSQFQPQATAKPGPPKLETASAGPAAAAPKEAKRVLVVDDSLAVRQQLQSFLAKRGMNADFADSGDEAIARCQNVPYVCILLDVLMPGMDGYETCRRIKALPHMLKRVKVIMLTSRTSPFDRIRGKMAGCDAYLTKPVQAQTLYTTLNEYLSA, from the coding sequence ATGCAAACAGCCAATCCGGAGAGCGCTTCGCTCAAGCTGCTGGTTCTGGGTTTCAATGAAACTGAACGGCGCCTTTTGCAGGCCATCGTGAAACTGTCCCAACGCCGCACGCCCGCTCTGCACCTGCTTGAGGCAGACGAGGGGCCGGCGGCCGACGTCATTCTGGTGGATGGTCAAAGTCCGGAAGCCATGCAATGGGCAGCCGCACAAGCCTGGCTCGCCAAAAAGGCCGTGGGCTGGGTCGATTGCAGGGGTGAAATTCCGGCCAACCACACGGCCCTCAAGCGGCCGGTACAGTGGCCCATTCTGCCCATGCTCCTTTCCCGGATCATGTTCAAAAACAGCGGCAAAGCCCCCGCCCAGACAGCAACAGCCCAACCCGTTTCTCAGTTCCAGCCGCAGGCGACAGCGAAACCCGGCCCGCCAAAGCTTGAAACCGCCAGCGCCGGCCCGGCCGCTGCCGCGCCCAAAGAGGCGAAGCGGGTCCTGGTGGTGGATGACAGTCTGGCCGTGCGGCAACAGCTGCAATCCTTTCTCGCCAAGCGGGGCATGAACGCCGACTTTGCCGACAGCGGTGACGAGGCCATCGCCCGCTGCCAGAACGTCCCCTATGTCTGCATTCTGCTGGATGTGCTCATGCCCGGCATGGACGGCTACGAGACCTGCCGCCGTATCAAGGCCCTGCCCCACATGCTGAAGCGGGTCAAGGTCATCATGCTCACCAGCCGCACCTCGCCCTTTGACCGGATCCGCGGCAAAATGGCCGGGTGCGACGCCTATCTGACCAAGCCGGTGCAGGCGCAAACGCTGTATACAACCCTGAATGAATATCTGTCAGCGTAA
- a CDS encoding DUF134 domain-containing protein yields the protein MRPHKVRRIGFVPRITVYQAQGDAANGQTVLALDMLEAMRLVDAEGLSQEDAASSMGISTPTLCRILAQGRHQTALALTTGSSLVIAGGNVAYSGAARRQGRGSGPGQSASGTGPSRGSGRGPGHGGGSGHGLHGRGQRQPAAEPCIGRPPVQPGQSHKTEPRAQPMAPPADTAAPLKQSINPLAIEMLRRSLVSFLPGRARIRHAALRITTSYEALRKALLAGGIAEVQFTAATGSALLLYEARRLDNTAFFAAAAPLGEYLLHAEG from the coding sequence ATGAGGCCACACAAAGTACGCCGGATCGGTTTTGTGCCGAGGATCACCGTCTATCAGGCCCAGGGAGATGCTGCCAACGGACAGACCGTGCTCGCGCTGGACATGCTTGAGGCCATGCGTCTGGTGGATGCCGAGGGACTGTCCCAGGAAGACGCGGCCAGCAGCATGGGCATTTCGACGCCAACGCTCTGCCGCATTCTCGCCCAGGGGCGCCACCAGACGGCCCTGGCCCTCACCACAGGGAGCAGCCTGGTGATTGCAGGCGGCAATGTCGCCTATTCCGGGGCTGCCCGCCGCCAGGGCAGAGGCTCTGGCCCAGGACAAAGTGCAAGCGGAACCGGGCCGTCCCGTGGCAGCGGACGGGGCCCGGGACACGGGGGCGGATCGGGGCACGGCCTGCATGGCAGGGGCCAGCGGCAGCCGGCGGCGGAGCCTTGTATCGGCAGGCCGCCGGTGCAACCCGGGCAGAGCCATAAAACGGAACCCAGGGCCCAGCCAATGGCGCCTCCAGCAGACACGGCAGCGCCTCTAAAGCAGAGCATCAATCCTCTGGCCATCGAGATGCTCAGGCGTTCCCTGGTCAGCTTTCTGCCCGGCAGGGCACGCATTCGCCATGCAGCTCTCCGCATAACGACTTCTTACGAAGCACTGCGCAAGGCCCTGCTTGCAGGGGGCATTGCCGAGGTGCAGTTCACGGCCGCCACTGGTTCGGCCCTGCTGCTGTATGAGGCGCGCCGATTGGACAATACCGCCTTTTTTGCCGCCGCCGCACCGCTGGGAGAATACCTGCTGCACGCTGAAGGCTGA
- the bioD gene encoding dethiobiotin synthase, which yields MNAQQTIAVGGIDTGVGKSYCTGLLARYLLTRFGSASTIKLVQTGCSGIAEDITLHRKLMGIALSEADQAHLSNPYVFKLPASPALAAAQEKQHIEEAGLDQAVAAMQARYRWLLAEAAGGLLVPLNDNLIMLDYFARHKWPLLLVTSPRLGSINHTRLSLEAVQHRGMRLLGLAYNLYGNYEPVMVRDTLRACRRSLHDYGFPENIVLVPDVRESDAIGWEPLVDSLTDS from the coding sequence ATGAATGCACAACAGACCATTGCTGTGGGCGGCATCGACACCGGCGTGGGCAAGTCCTACTGCACAGGACTGCTGGCCCGCTATCTGCTGACCCGCTTCGGCAGCGCCAGCACCATCAAGCTGGTGCAGACCGGTTGCAGCGGCATCGCCGAAGACATCACCCTGCACCGCAAGCTGATGGGCATCGCCCTCAGCGAAGCAGATCAGGCGCATCTGAGCAATCCCTATGTCTTCAAGCTGCCGGCCTCGCCTGCGCTGGCGGCAGCGCAGGAAAAGCAGCACATCGAGGAGGCCGGGCTGGACCAGGCGGTTGCGGCCATGCAGGCCCGCTATCGGTGGCTGCTTGCCGAGGCGGCAGGCGGCCTCCTGGTGCCGCTGAACGACAACCTCATCATGCTGGACTATTTTGCCCGCCACAAGTGGCCGCTTTTGCTGGTCACCAGCCCGCGGCTGGGTTCGATCAACCACACCCGCCTGAGTCTGGAGGCGGTGCAGCACCGCGGCATGCGGCTTTTGGGTCTGGCCTACAACCTGTACGGCAACTATGAGCCTGTCATGGTGCGCGACACCCTGAGAGCATGCCGCCGGTCCCTCCATGACTACGGCTTTCCGGAAAACATCGTCCTGGTGCCGGATGTGCGCGAGAGCGACGCCATCGGCTGGGAGCCGCTCGTGGATTCGCTGACAGACTCCTGA
- a CDS encoding MFS transporter, producing the protein MKRLFIFSNKWLIGYLTFISAFAPLSTDMYLPALPHMVTSLATDYAKASLSVSGFLLIFALSMLIWGPLSDKYGRRPVLLGGSLVYVFASVAIALASSIVPLLCWRALQALGSGAVSAMALAIVKDMLRGQALEQVVAWMQTVMVLAPILAPVLGGWILLAVDWRGIFWMLAFCGLLSFLGALGFRETCLPAHRNRGSVFSALGRLFVVLGHPEFRWPLLLFSAMNMPFMAYLAVSSYVFQTLFGLSPQHYSLFFAGNAVVSMLGPLAHMRFFRHWQRRLTIAVHLGLSGVCGILLCLFGGAGPVVFAALYAPITFCGSALRPPGTVLMMESVQGDNGAVTSLINAGGLLCGSLSMFLCALPFWSGLVYAAGSVTVLISGLSLLCWLAMLRLGIVKKRRQVGLPAPAAAKHQESTR; encoded by the coding sequence ATGAAACGCCTCTTCATTTTCAGCAACAAGTGGCTGATAGGCTATCTCACCTTTATCAGCGCCTTTGCTCCGCTCTCCACCGACATGTATTTGCCGGCGCTGCCGCACATGGTGACCTCGCTTGCAACCGATTACGCCAAAGCCAGCCTGAGCGTGAGCGGTTTTCTGCTCATCTTTGCCCTGTCCATGCTGATCTGGGGGCCGCTCAGCGACAAGTACGGCCGGCGGCCCGTGCTGCTGGGCGGCAGCCTGGTCTACGTGTTTGCCAGTGTGGCGATTGCGTTGGCCAGCTCCATTGTCCCGCTCTTGTGCTGGCGCGCCCTGCAGGCCCTGGGCAGCGGCGCGGTCAGTGCCATGGCGCTGGCCATAGTGAAGGACATGCTGCGTGGTCAGGCGCTTGAGCAGGTGGTTGCCTGGATGCAGACCGTGATGGTGCTGGCGCCGATTCTGGCCCCGGTTCTGGGCGGCTGGATTCTTCTGGCTGTGGACTGGCGGGGCATCTTCTGGATGCTGGCCTTTTGCGGACTGCTGTCTTTTCTGGGCGCGCTCGGTTTTCGGGAAACCTGTCTGCCTGCGCACCGGAACAGGGGCTCGGTCTTCAGCGCGCTGGGCCGGCTCTTCGTGGTGCTGGGTCATCCGGAATTCCGCTGGCCGCTGCTGCTGTTTTCCGCCATGAACATGCCCTTCATGGCCTATCTGGCAGTCTCGTCCTACGTGTTTCAGACCCTGTTCGGCCTTTCACCCCAGCACTACAGCCTGTTTTTTGCTGGCAATGCGGTGGTGAGCATGCTGGGGCCGCTCGCGCACATGCGTTTTTTCCGGCACTGGCAGCGGCGGCTGACGATTGCCGTGCATCTGGGCCTGTCCGGGGTCTGCGGCATTCTGCTCTGCCTGTTCGGCGGCGCCGGTCCAGTCGTTTTTGCGGCGCTCTACGCCCCCATCACCTTTTGCGGCTCGGCCCTGCGGCCGCCGGGAACGGTGCTGATGATGGAGAGCGTGCAGGGCGACAACGGCGCGGTGACCTCGCTCATCAACGCTGGCGGCCTGCTCTGCGGCAGCCTGTCCATGTTCCTCTGCGCCCTGCCCTTCTGGAGCGGTCTGGTGTATGCGGCGGGCAGCGTGACTGTCCTGATCTCCGGCCTGTCCCTGCTGTGCTGGCTGGCGATGCTGCGGCTGGGCATTGTCAAAAAAAGGCGTCAGGTGGGCCTGCCTGCACCCGCCGCAGCGAAGCATCAGGAGTCGACGAGATGA
- a CDS encoding Crp/Fnr family transcriptional regulator, whose protein sequence is MLDSMRLLSQCMLFSGLSEEQLAELYGITSKRCCRRGAVIFREAEAGIGFYIIASGKVKVFKTSPEGKEQILHIFGPGEPIGEVPVFHGQPYPANAAALSEAELYFFPRQRFVALLEKNSSLALNMLAVLAMRLRRFATQIEHLTLREVPGRLAMYLLYMAREQKNMQQVALDIPKGQLASLLGTSPETLSRIFQKMSEEGLIQVEGKRILLLDPEALAER, encoded by the coding sequence ATGCTCGATTCCATGCGCCTGCTCAGCCAGTGCATGCTCTTCAGCGGCCTCTCCGAGGAGCAGCTTGCGGAACTTTACGGCATTACCAGCAAACGCTGTTGCCGCAGGGGCGCGGTCATCTTCCGCGAGGCCGAGGCAGGCATTGGTTTTTATATCATTGCCTCAGGCAAGGTGAAAGTGTTCAAAACATCTCCTGAAGGCAAGGAGCAGATTCTGCATATTTTCGGCCCTGGCGAGCCCATTGGCGAGGTGCCTGTTTTCCATGGCCAGCCCTATCCGGCCAATGCTGCGGCCCTAAGCGAGGCAGAACTGTACTTTTTCCCCAGACAGCGCTTTGTCGCCCTGCTGGAAAAAAACTCTTCGCTTGCCCTCAACATGCTGGCCGTGCTGGCCATGCGGCTGCGCCGTTTTGCCACGCAGATCGAGCATCTGACGCTCAGGGAAGTGCCCGGCCGTCTGGCCATGTACCTGCTCTACATGGCCAGGGAGCAGAAGAACATGCAGCAGGTGGCCCTGGATATTCCCAAGGGCCAGTTGGCCAGTCTTTTGGGCACCAGCCCGGAAACGCTTTCCCGCATCTTCCAGAAAATGAGCGAGGAAGGGCTTATTCAGGTGGAAGGCAAGCGCATTCTGCTCCTGGATCCGGAAGCCCTGGCCGAGCGCTGA
- a CDS encoding phenylacetate--CoA ligase family protein encodes MLFNIKQETLPREELEALQLRRLQNVCNRVYATVPFYRKRFDTLGITPADIRSLEDLRLLPFTEKQDLRDNYPYALFAVPRDNIVRLHASSGTTGKAVVVGYTARDLENWAELTARGMAAAGVTRHDVVHVAYGYGLFTGGLGAHGGAERLGATVVPASGGATKRQAYLMRDFGATVLCCTPSYALHLWEAGMAEGIDFLDLPLRVGCFGAEPWTESMRQDMEAKMGIDALNIYGLSEVMGPGVAMECVEEKKGLHLWEDHFLPEIVNPQNGEPLPEGEEGELVITTLTKEGIPLIRYRTHDLTSLDYTPCRCGRTHVRITRLAGRCDDMLIIRGVNVFPQQIEALLMACHELTPNYQIIVDREDNLDTLEVCVEMGEELLADEIRKLQALESGLRKSIKEFLGVTARVRLLQPHSIVRSEGKAQRIIDRRPKR; translated from the coding sequence GTGCTGTTCAATATCAAACAGGAAACCCTGCCCCGTGAAGAACTGGAGGCGCTGCAACTGCGCCGCCTGCAGAACGTCTGCAACCGTGTCTATGCCACCGTGCCCTTTTACCGCAAACGCTTCGACACCCTGGGCATCACACCGGCAGACATCAGATCGCTGGAAGACCTGCGGCTTTTGCCCTTTACCGAAAAGCAGGACCTGCGCGACAACTACCCCTACGCCCTCTTTGCCGTGCCCCGGGACAATATCGTGCGGCTCCACGCCTCCAGTGGCACCACCGGCAAGGCCGTGGTGGTGGGCTACACCGCCCGCGATCTGGAAAACTGGGCCGAGCTGACCGCGCGCGGCATGGCTGCGGCCGGCGTGACCCGGCATGACGTGGTGCATGTGGCCTATGGCTACGGCCTCTTCACCGGCGGGCTGGGTGCGCACGGCGGAGCGGAGCGCCTTGGCGCAACCGTGGTGCCCGCCTCCGGCGGCGCGACCAAGCGCCAGGCCTATTTGATGCGGGATTTCGGCGCCACCGTGCTTTGCTGTACGCCCTCCTATGCCCTGCATCTCTGGGAGGCCGGCATGGCGGAAGGTATTGATTTCCTGGACCTGCCCCTGCGCGTGGGCTGCTTTGGCGCTGAACCGTGGACCGAGAGCATGCGCCAGGACATGGAAGCGAAAATGGGCATTGACGCCCTGAACATCTACGGCCTCTCCGAGGTCATGGGGCCGGGCGTGGCCATGGAATGCGTGGAAGAGAAAAAAGGCCTGCATCTCTGGGAAGACCATTTTCTCCCGGAAATCGTGAACCCGCAGAACGGCGAGCCGCTGCCGGAGGGCGAGGAGGGCGAGCTGGTCATCACCACCCTGACCAAGGAGGGCATCCCCCTCATCCGCTACCGCACCCACGACCTCACCAGCCTGGATTACACGCCCTGCAGGTGCGGCCGCACCCATGTGCGCATCACCCGTCTTGCCGGCCGCTGCGACGACATGCTCATCATCCGCGGCGTCAACGTCTTCCCGCAGCAGATAGAGGCGCTTCTGATGGCCTGCCACGAGCTGACCCCGAACTACCAGATCATTGTGGACCGGGAGGACAACCTGGATACGCTGGAGGTTTGTGTGGAGATGGGCGAAGAGCTGCTGGCCGACGAAATCAGGAAGCTGCAGGCCCTGGAGAGCGGCCTCAGGAAGAGCATCAAGGAATTTCTGGGCGTGACCGCCAGGGTGCGCCTCCTGCAGCCGCACTCCATTGTCCGCTCGGAGGGCAAGGCCCAACGCATCATCGACAGGCGGCCGAAGCGCTGA
- a CDS encoding SH3 domain-containing protein produces MNLKPSLFCAAFCAFCFLFQSTAFAEMVAIKGNNVNMRSGPGHKHEVLWKMGDGFPLQVIKRSGDWLRVRDFEGSEGWVNKSVISKDAHAVVKANKGSDRNVNIRKEPNTKSQVVATAIYGVVFRVLAKKDGWVQIQHENGVKGWIRQDLLWGI; encoded by the coding sequence ATGAACCTGAAACCCTCACTGTTCTGCGCAGCGTTTTGTGCGTTTTGCTTCCTGTTCCAGAGCACCGCTTTTGCCGAGATGGTCGCCATAAAGGGCAACAATGTCAACATGCGCTCAGGCCCTGGCCACAAGCACGAGGTACTGTGGAAGATGGGTGACGGTTTCCCCCTGCAGGTCATCAAGAGATCCGGCGACTGGCTCAGGGTCAGGGATTTTGAAGGCAGCGAGGGTTGGGTCAACAAGAGCGTGATTTCCAAGGATGCCCATGCGGTTGTCAAGGCCAACAAGGGCAGCGACCGCAATGTCAACATCCGCAAGGAGCCCAACACTAAAAGCCAGGTAGTGGCCACAGCCATTTACGGGGTGGTGTTCCGGGTGCTTGCCAAGAAAGACGGCTGGGTGCAGATTCAGCACGAAAACGGCGTGAAAGGCTGGATCAGGCAGGATCTGCTCTGGGGCATCTGA